A region from the Lentimonas sp. CC4 genome encodes:
- a CDS encoding N-acetylmuramoyl-L-alanine amidase produces the protein MSRYILQSLALLAALSFFVPASLSARQIQVGGQPYVDLATVGKGFGMQPYWLQGYKTYRLRSKWTTIDVGKNGRTLYINRLPVVLGFPTVESNGQLFIATADYQHVLQPILTPQAFKNPPGIRRIVIDAGHGGKDSGARNDAYGLLEKNLTLDVARRVRSLLERSGFEVVMTRDSDVYIPLAQRPQVANRAKADLFVSLHFNAAGSTAASGFESYALTPQHQASSKYPRPTTKDAIRYNGNDYDPWNALLTYHVERALVQRLGGPDRGMKRARWSVLKDLECPGVLTELGFVSHAETAKKLRSPAFRQTLAQSLCDGIVAYRKRLQRIQ, from the coding sequence ATGTCTCGTTACATTTTACAAAGCTTAGCGCTGCTTGCGGCGCTAAGCTTTTTTGTGCCCGCATCCTTGTCGGCGCGCCAGATTCAGGTGGGTGGGCAGCCGTATGTGGATTTGGCGACAGTGGGGAAGGGATTCGGTATGCAGCCGTATTGGTTGCAGGGATATAAGACCTATCGTCTTCGCAGTAAATGGACGACGATCGATGTCGGGAAGAATGGGCGCACTTTATATATCAATCGATTGCCAGTGGTGTTGGGGTTTCCGACGGTGGAATCGAACGGGCAGCTGTTTATTGCGACTGCGGATTATCAGCATGTGTTGCAGCCGATTCTGACACCGCAGGCATTTAAGAATCCCCCTGGAATTCGGCGGATTGTGATCGATGCCGGGCACGGAGGCAAAGATAGTGGCGCACGTAATGATGCCTACGGATTGTTGGAGAAGAATTTAACGCTGGATGTGGCGCGGCGGGTGAGGTCGCTACTGGAACGATCTGGCTTTGAGGTCGTGATGACACGTGACAGTGATGTGTATATTCCACTAGCTCAGAGGCCTCAGGTGGCGAATCGAGCGAAGGCGGATTTGTTTGTGAGTTTGCATTTCAATGCTGCGGGATCGACTGCGGCATCTGGTTTCGAATCGTATGCGCTGACGCCTCAGCATCAGGCCTCTTCGAAATACCCGCGACCGACTACGAAAGATGCGATTCGTTATAATGGGAATGATTATGATCCGTGGAATGCGCTGCTCACGTATCATGTGGAGCGGGCGTTGGTGCAGCGTTTGGGCGGCCCTGATCGTGGTATGAAGCGTGCGCGCTGGTCGGTGTTGAAGGATTTGGAGTGCCCGGGCGTGCTGACTGAGCTGGGATTTGTCTCGCATGCAGAAACTGCCAAGAAATTACGGTCGCCGGCTTTTCGGCAAACACTTGCCCAAAGTCTGTGTGACGGCATAGTGGCTTATCGAAAACGACTTCAACGTATCCAAT
- the infC gene encoding translation initiation factor IF-3 codes for MPKYPNNRGRYQNRNRGPKGLRRNDRIRATEVRVIGPEGTNLGVMPPRKALELAQKVGLDLIEISPAARPPVCRILDFGKFLYEESKKQKETKQQATKLKEIKFRVRIGDHDFETKLRRAEGFLNHGHKVKLTLQFRGRENEHRDLGFVRVNLAKDELAGIATADSEPRLVGRQVALILSPLPEGKRVLKFNHPDHEYDDRDDSEIEEHDDEEDEEVES; via the coding sequence ATGCCAAAATACCCGAATAATCGCGGTCGCTATCAGAACCGTAACCGTGGACCTAAAGGTCTCAGAAGAAATGATCGTATCCGCGCGACAGAAGTGCGCGTGATCGGCCCAGAGGGCACTAACCTTGGTGTGATGCCGCCTCGTAAGGCGCTTGAGCTCGCACAAAAGGTAGGGCTCGACTTGATTGAGATTTCGCCAGCAGCGCGTCCTCCAGTCTGTCGTATTTTAGACTTCGGTAAGTTCCTCTATGAGGAAAGCAAGAAGCAGAAGGAAACCAAGCAGCAGGCGACGAAGCTTAAGGAAATCAAATTCCGCGTGCGTATTGGTGACCATGACTTTGAAACAAAGCTGCGTCGTGCAGAAGGTTTCCTCAACCATGGCCACAAGGTGAAGCTGACGCTTCAGTTCCGTGGACGTGAAAACGAGCACCGCGATCTAGGCTTTGTCCGAGTGAATCTTGCTAAAGATGAACTTGCAGGTATCGCCACTGCAGATTCTGAGCCTCGCTTGGTTGGTCGTCAGGTCGCGCTCATTCTGTCTCCATTGCCTGAAGGCAAGCGCGTCTTGAAGTTCAACCATCCTGATCATGAGTATGATGATCGTGATGATAGTGAGATCGAGGAGCACGACGACGAGGAAGACGAAGAAGTCGAATCCTAG